One Pararhizobium qamdonense genomic window carries:
- a CDS encoding DUF6651 domain-containing protein: MTKTLMTALRATAAMGAFAAAPMYPGAPRIAFQTPDENGTGKTAEELAAEAAAAAEAAKKTPPVKTAEELAAEEEAAAAAAATNKTDDKDKGLLAEVMAKKNRIKELEATVAKFDGIDPDAVRALLEEKRTAELAAQEAAGNFTRVKEMMAEQHSAATKTLTDQIADLQKQLAGKDSTINELTVGRRFSESKFIGEDLVLPRAKARAIYSAHFEVVDGNIVGYDKPAGAKDRTQLIDAAGKPVDFEDAIKRIIDADPEKDSLYRDKSKAGAGSSSAKVEAPKTQEKDRGLYGVSRILAGMEKGK; encoded by the coding sequence ATGACGAAGACTTTGATGACAGCCCTGCGTGCAACCGCTGCCATGGGCGCATTTGCTGCCGCTCCAATGTATCCGGGCGCACCCCGTATCGCATTCCAGACGCCTGATGAGAATGGCACCGGCAAGACCGCCGAAGAACTCGCTGCCGAGGCTGCCGCTGCTGCTGAAGCTGCAAAGAAGACCCCGCCTGTAAAGACCGCCGAGGAGCTCGCCGCTGAAGAAGAGGCTGCTGCTGCGGCTGCGGCTACCAACAAGACCGACGACAAGGATAAGGGTCTGCTCGCCGAAGTGATGGCGAAGAAGAACCGCATCAAGGAACTCGAAGCGACTGTCGCCAAGTTCGACGGCATCGATCCGGACGCCGTTCGCGCTCTCCTCGAGGAAAAGCGCACTGCTGAGCTCGCGGCCCAGGAGGCTGCTGGCAATTTCACCCGCGTCAAGGAAATGATGGCCGAACAGCATTCCGCTGCAACCAAGACCCTGACCGATCAGATCGCCGACCTGCAAAAGCAGCTTGCCGGCAAGGACAGCACCATCAACGAGCTGACCGTCGGTCGCCGCTTTTCCGAGTCCAAGTTTATTGGCGAAGACCTGGTGCTTCCGCGTGCAAAAGCCCGAGCAATCTATTCCGCGCACTTCGAGGTCGTCGATGGTAATATCGTCGGCTACGACAAGCCGGCTGGCGCAAAGGATCGCACGCAGCTCATCGACGCCGCGGGTAAGCCGGTTGATTTCGAGGATGCGATCAAGCGCATTATCGACGCCGATCCGGAGAAGGATTCGCTGTATCGCGACAAGTCCAAGGCTGGTGCTGGATCCTCGTCGGCCAAGGTTGAAGCGCCCAAGACGCAAGAAAAGGACCGTGGTCTTTATGGTGTTTCGCGTATCCTCGCGGGCATGGAAAAAGGCAAATAA
- a CDS encoding C40 family peptidase — protein sequence MIFNEKIVSAAQMHARDAYPNESCGIVVGGQYMRCRNIAEVPTQDFAIHPADYKNAILTGRMQAIVHSHPDGPLHPSKTDMESQIKTDVPWAIIPLDEDRMGAPIIWGDDDNIPPLLGREFVPGVTDCFALIRDVFRLGREGCAAQGIEWPLDPILIAEQPRDEGWWASGEDLYIDGMAGEGFVEVPASEIRPGDVFLLKWQSEKFNHGGVLLTYDTIAQHFPKRQSRREPSGLWARHAEMWIRYVGKSNA from the coding sequence ATGATTTTCAATGAGAAGATTGTCTCTGCGGCGCAAATGCACGCTCGCGATGCGTATCCGAACGAGTCCTGCGGGATCGTTGTAGGCGGCCAGTATATGCGCTGCCGGAACATCGCCGAGGTTCCAACGCAGGATTTTGCGATCCACCCCGCGGACTACAAGAACGCGATCCTGACCGGTCGGATGCAAGCCATTGTTCACTCGCATCCCGATGGCCCGCTTCATCCGTCCAAGACCGACATGGAAAGCCAGATCAAGACCGATGTGCCGTGGGCGATCATTCCGCTCGACGAAGACCGCATGGGTGCCCCGATCATCTGGGGTGACGACGACAATATTCCGCCGTTGCTCGGTCGCGAGTTCGTGCCTGGTGTAACCGACTGCTTTGCGTTGATCCGAGACGTCTTTCGTCTCGGTCGCGAAGGCTGTGCGGCGCAGGGCATCGAATGGCCGCTCGATCCCATCCTGATCGCCGAACAACCGCGCGACGAGGGTTGGTGGGCTTCAGGCGAGGATCTCTACATCGACGGCATGGCTGGCGAGGGTTTCGTCGAAGTTCCAGCCTCCGAAATCCGTCCGGGCGACGTGTTCCTGCTCAAGTGGCAATCCGAGAAGTTCAATCACGGTGGCGTGCTGCTGACCTACGACACCATCGCCCAGCATTTTCCCAAGCGCCAATCGCGTCGCGAACCGTCCGGTTTGTGGGCTCGCCATGCCGAAATGTGGATCCGATACGTGGGAAAATCCAATGCGTAA
- a CDS encoding phage tail protein encodes MALPTFIPSLAPSPGIGRKTKYNILAAEFGEGYSQPTRASVNHRKRELSIAWETLTDTQAWEISNFLDERGGDRPFYYKPPRETVALKWTCEEFDDTVNSNGTRKITATFIQSFSHQV; translated from the coding sequence ATGGCACTCCCCACTTTCATTCCGTCGCTCGCGCCGTCGCCGGGCATCGGTCGTAAGACCAAATACAATATCCTCGCCGCTGAGTTCGGCGAGGGTTACAGCCAGCCCACCCGCGCCAGCGTCAATCATCGCAAGCGTGAGCTGTCGATCGCCTGGGAAACGCTCACAGACACGCAAGCCTGGGAGATCAGCAACTTCCTCGATGAACGGGGAGGCGACCGGCCGTTCTACTACAAGCCGCCTCGTGAGACCGTTGCCTTGAAGTGGACATGCGAAGAATTTGACGACACCGTGAATAGCAACGGCACCCGCAAAATCACGGCGACTTTTATTCAATCGTTCTCACATCAGGTCTAA
- a CDS encoding phage minor tail protein L, translated as MVTIYQSAQSLTPGEYVSLFRLDATSVGGAMFYFVQGRVEGGAVIHDGITYQPADVEFEGFEVSGQGALPTPTLRMSNADGLIQTAINTYGDLLGCEVRRIRTFRHHLDDGSDPDPTAIFGPDVFKVDRKATENSVYVEWELSAAIDQEGKKLPGRQVIRDTCLFRYRAYNANTQTFDYSKALCPYTGTKYFDKQNLPTTKAKDQPSRTVDCCKLRFGEKNPLPFGGFPGVGRVRP; from the coding sequence ATGGTTACGATCTACCAGTCCGCGCAAAGCCTTACCCCAGGCGAATACGTCTCACTCTTCCGTCTCGACGCAACGTCGGTCGGAGGTGCGATGTTCTATTTCGTTCAGGGGCGCGTTGAGGGTGGAGCCGTCATTCATGACGGGATCACATACCAGCCGGCTGACGTCGAGTTCGAGGGCTTCGAGGTTTCGGGGCAGGGCGCTCTGCCGACCCCGACGCTGCGCATGTCCAATGCCGACGGCCTCATTCAGACAGCGATCAACACCTATGGCGACCTTCTGGGTTGCGAGGTTCGACGCATTCGCACTTTTCGGCATCATCTCGATGACGGCTCTGATCCCGATCCGACGGCAATTTTCGGACCCGACGTCTTTAAGGTCGATCGCAAGGCGACTGAAAACTCGGTCTACGTGGAATGGGAATTGTCGGCTGCGATCGACCAGGAGGGCAAGAAGCTACCCGGTCGCCAGGTCATCCGTGACACCTGCCTGTTCCGCTACCGCGCCTACAACGCGAATACTCAGACCTTCGACTACTCGAAGGCTCTCTGTCCCTACACGGGCACCAAATACTTCGACAAGCAGAACCTTCCGACGACCAAGGCCAAGGATCAGCCATCGCGCACGGTTGACTGCTGCAAACTCCGCTTCGGCGAGAAAAACCCGCTGCCTTTCGGTGGCTTTCCTGGCGTTGGAAGGGTTCGTCCATGA
- a CDS encoding tape measure protein: protein MTAIKVELELVDGTFTTRMLHAGETIDQFNRNVSRSSPFLRKMAADGQSVIRSMEKAQDAGQGFLSTLRDVSIVAIAVSVGFNKIINIQDTWVGAVVRTNAEFERLTHMLRSMSGAADPVKDAADQVKSLVDTAKDAPFSLDNLTASFTKLKATGTDPMNGSLQAILDGVSAFGGDGQSLERTVLGISQASGKGVIQMEELRQQIGESMPQAMALMAASMGVSMATLIDHISTGRMAAGASLDAFYGELDRSFGGSASRMMQTFTGQLARTRTELQEFAQIIGDINSETGDANQGGFFATVTDQLREFNEALASSGGQVFAKQLGQSLASIAQWLQAVAEKAVEFRHALYNAAELAAWVIGIRTAIAVLTSLKAGYSSVVAGLQILSAEFNKSSAAAALHQRALANSAVSIASIDRASRLQAALGLRALASAAMSVIPVAGILGIAIYEIADAFDVFGNRGREAIDTLREFGDIARDQIPNAQKDIDRRQAELNKEVAQMRRSARTGMYIGMPGEDRAARRAAALKADMEEAKVSERQAQIDKDRALLREAENKAVEEDARKASDFALRQLDRQTAAEQRAYQIRREEIQKEMDERIAVAKDGGKSIDALEKERAERLLENAKQLYIAQQEQLQKAVGDLWSQNGIGPMQLTSQLQLDELLKRLDAVREKQAGLRINGDLPDVGTASTTDKDVEKLQKLFGKTSDDVAGLEDKLNGANDELGEFLAKFARGAYGDKSNVQVKELAQSIADLMRRKAALEEMNEGAEDLQSDIESARLKLIEKRMELEEKARGEELTEGEKIRMKIEQGAYKGLGPNSPALAALQDSIKGLTMQGRVTDAVGTSMDKTFGQTTVGKVTTLNDVLSKTLGIVTGIGDGVNGVNFGQLFAGLPTVQGMGEAWKGFAGAASKVFGGANLMSGNMQQWGNPNAPGWKDNNITSITTDKGLQVQVHKAAADAFKGFLNELSATGYDIKSLGGYNLRNKRGRNSLSEHAFGNAIDINPGANPMNKDLITDMPKNISALAAKYGLSWGGDWSSIKDAMHFEWRGGKQASTAQPAVDLNKPFDINNPFESKSVVDTSAVYGEANVFLEKRNQLLEAARLATTALTEEESKLNDDTKAQVGVDKKAELVRMIDEAKESLDGLDKNYRAVSKLISAGKFGDKNPETEQNRELLRLARELDAAEKSRGDRKQAAGNIENSEVRIKEQELQLQRQINELKAKAKDPNMRLESSGLVSLREDMDKYLADVATVYDQDSDQYRAALEKKRQALAMFGQTELLQDVSTSNAKTRELQRGLMTEGQSRQAAMQQELAEVDAKMTYYRQQGQLDVAATEQFEAEKAAIRKKYAAQDPMSKQMAEWGDLQGNLAKTSTQWTDALADGLTGLVTGTGDLKSMMQSLQNVANQVISMFIKKAMSGLMGPKTPNASGAGGKASKAAGPAKAAKATVGAAHTGAMLGQGVSMTRLVNPAVFKNAKKYHSGANRIGGRRLLPGEIPIIAKKDEGIFTKEQMAAMGGQMGGAGNTSQQISVNAPVTVNASGGTPEQNADLAKQISSEIEGTMRGVVVDEVMRQMRPGNMLSPGKGR, encoded by the coding sequence ATGACGGCGATTAAGGTTGAACTGGAACTGGTGGACGGCACGTTCACGACGCGCATGTTGCACGCCGGCGAGACGATCGACCAGTTCAATCGAAACGTCTCACGTTCTTCGCCCTTTCTGCGCAAGATGGCCGCCGACGGTCAGTCCGTTATCCGCTCGATGGAGAAAGCACAGGATGCCGGACAGGGCTTCCTGTCTACCCTTCGCGACGTCTCGATCGTCGCCATAGCCGTCTCTGTCGGCTTCAACAAGATCATCAATATCCAGGATACCTGGGTTGGCGCCGTCGTGCGCACCAATGCCGAGTTTGAACGTCTGACGCACATGCTCCGTTCGATGTCCGGTGCTGCCGATCCCGTCAAGGACGCTGCCGACCAGGTGAAGTCGCTGGTTGATACCGCGAAAGACGCGCCCTTCAGTCTCGACAATCTTACGGCATCTTTCACCAAGCTGAAAGCGACTGGCACGGACCCGATGAACGGCTCGCTTCAGGCCATTCTGGACGGCGTGTCTGCCTTCGGTGGTGACGGCCAGTCCCTCGAGCGCACGGTCCTCGGGATTTCGCAGGCCAGTGGCAAAGGCGTCATCCAAATGGAAGAGCTGCGCCAACAGATCGGCGAGTCGATGCCACAGGCGATGGCGCTGATGGCTGCTTCCATGGGCGTCTCGATGGCGACCCTGATCGACCACATCTCGACGGGTCGCATGGCTGCTGGCGCGTCGCTTGACGCCTTCTACGGCGAGCTCGACCGATCTTTCGGTGGATCGGCGTCGCGCATGATGCAGACCTTCACCGGTCAGCTTGCCCGCACCCGCACCGAGCTGCAGGAATTTGCACAAATCATCGGCGACATCAACAGCGAAACCGGCGATGCCAACCAGGGCGGCTTCTTCGCTACCGTGACCGATCAGCTCCGAGAGTTCAACGAAGCCTTGGCCTCTTCGGGTGGGCAGGTGTTTGCAAAGCAACTCGGTCAGTCGCTCGCCAGTATTGCGCAATGGTTGCAGGCCGTCGCTGAAAAGGCAGTCGAGTTCCGGCACGCGCTCTACAATGCCGCTGAGCTCGCAGCGTGGGTCATCGGTATTCGCACGGCGATTGCGGTTTTGACGTCGCTCAAGGCCGGTTATTCCAGTGTCGTAGCTGGCCTTCAGATCCTCAGCGCCGAGTTCAACAAGTCTTCTGCAGCCGCAGCGCTTCACCAGCGCGCGCTGGCAAACTCTGCTGTGTCTATCGCGTCGATTGATCGCGCATCGCGTCTACAGGCTGCCCTGGGCTTGCGCGCCCTTGCCTCAGCCGCAATGAGCGTCATTCCGGTTGCTGGTATTCTCGGGATCGCAATCTACGAGATCGCTGACGCTTTTGACGTGTTCGGCAACCGCGGCCGGGAGGCCATCGATACCCTGCGTGAGTTCGGCGACATCGCCCGTGACCAGATCCCGAATGCACAAAAGGACATCGACCGACGCCAGGCCGAGCTGAACAAGGAAGTTGCTCAGATGCGCCGGTCGGCGCGCACAGGCATGTATATCGGCATGCCGGGCGAAGATCGCGCCGCACGCCGCGCGGCCGCCCTCAAGGCCGATATGGAAGAGGCTAAGGTCTCCGAGCGTCAGGCGCAGATCGACAAGGACCGCGCTCTGCTGCGTGAAGCGGAGAACAAAGCCGTCGAGGAAGATGCCCGTAAGGCTTCCGACTTTGCTTTGCGTCAGCTCGATCGTCAGACTGCCGCTGAACAGCGCGCCTACCAGATCCGTCGCGAAGAAATTCAGAAGGAAATGGATGAGCGCATCGCTGTTGCGAAGGATGGCGGGAAGAGCATTGACGCCCTGGAAAAGGAGCGCGCTGAACGCCTGCTTGAAAACGCCAAGCAGCTCTACATCGCCCAGCAGGAGCAGCTTCAGAAAGCCGTCGGAGATCTGTGGAGCCAGAACGGCATTGGGCCGATGCAGCTTACCAGCCAGCTTCAGCTCGACGAGTTGCTCAAGCGCCTGGACGCTGTGCGTGAAAAGCAGGCCGGCCTCCGTATCAACGGCGACCTGCCCGACGTTGGCACTGCCTCGACCACCGATAAGGACGTCGAGAAGCTGCAAAAGCTGTTCGGCAAGACCTCGGACGACGTTGCAGGCCTCGAAGACAAGCTCAATGGCGCCAATGACGAGCTGGGTGAGTTCCTGGCGAAGTTTGCGCGCGGTGCTTACGGCGACAAGTCCAATGTCCAGGTTAAGGAGCTGGCTCAGTCGATCGCCGATCTGATGCGTCGCAAGGCAGCCCTCGAGGAGATGAATGAGGGCGCCGAGGATCTTCAGAGCGACATCGAAAGTGCGCGCCTGAAGCTGATCGAAAAGCGCATGGAGCTTGAAGAGAAGGCCCGCGGCGAGGAGCTTACCGAGGGCGAGAAAATCCGGATGAAGATCGAGCAGGGTGCCTACAAAGGTCTCGGCCCGAACTCACCGGCGCTGGCTGCCCTGCAGGATTCGATCAAAGGGTTGACCATGCAGGGTCGCGTCACTGATGCGGTCGGCACGTCGATGGACAAGACCTTCGGACAAACCACTGTCGGCAAGGTTACGACCCTCAATGACGTTCTCAGCAAGACTCTCGGAATTGTCACCGGCATTGGCGATGGCGTCAACGGCGTGAATTTTGGGCAGTTGTTCGCTGGTCTGCCGACGGTGCAGGGTATGGGCGAAGCCTGGAAGGGCTTTGCCGGCGCAGCGAGCAAAGTTTTTGGCGGTGCCAACCTGATGTCCGGCAACATGCAGCAGTGGGGCAACCCGAACGCGCCTGGCTGGAAAGACAACAATATCACTAGCATCACGACCGACAAGGGTTTGCAGGTCCAGGTGCACAAGGCTGCGGCTGACGCTTTCAAGGGCTTCCTGAACGAGCTCTCAGCCACCGGATACGACATCAAATCTCTGGGCGGCTACAACCTGCGAAACAAGCGCGGTCGTAATTCGCTGTCCGAACATGCTTTTGGCAACGCCATCGACATCAATCCGGGTGCGAACCCGATGAACAAAGACCTGATCACCGATATGCCGAAGAACATCTCGGCACTTGCGGCAAAATATGGTCTGTCGTGGGGCGGTGATTGGTCTTCCATCAAAGACGCCATGCATTTCGAATGGCGCGGCGGGAAGCAGGCCTCTACAGCTCAGCCGGCCGTCGATCTGAACAAGCCCTTCGACATCAACAATCCCTTCGAAAGCAAATCCGTCGTTGATACGAGTGCGGTCTACGGCGAAGCAAACGTATTTCTCGAGAAGCGTAATCAGCTCCTCGAGGCGGCTCGACTTGCAACAACGGCTCTGACCGAGGAGGAAAGCAAGCTCAACGACGACACCAAAGCCCAGGTCGGCGTCGATAAGAAGGCCGAGCTGGTTCGCATGATCGATGAGGCCAAGGAAAGCCTCGACGGTCTCGATAAGAACTACCGCGCCGTCTCTAAGCTGATCTCTGCCGGTAAGTTCGGCGATAAAAACCCTGAAACCGAGCAGAACCGGGAGCTGCTGCGCCTGGCGCGCGAACTCGACGCGGCTGAAAAGTCTCGCGGCGATCGCAAGCAGGCTGCCGGCAACATTGAAAACAGCGAGGTCCGGATCAAGGAGCAGGAGCTTCAGCTTCAGCGCCAGATCAACGAGCTGAAGGCAAAGGCCAAAGATCCGAACATGCGCCTCGAGAGCTCCGGTCTCGTTTCGCTGCGCGAGGATATGGACAAATATCTCGCCGACGTCGCGACCGTCTACGATCAGGACAGCGATCAATATCGTGCAGCGCTTGAGAAGAAGCGCCAGGCGCTTGCGATGTTCGGTCAGACCGAGCTGTTGCAGGACGTTTCAACCTCGAATGCCAAGACGCGCGAGCTTCAACGCGGTTTGATGACCGAGGGTCAATCCCGCCAGGCTGCCATGCAGCAGGAGCTGGCCGAGGTAGACGCCAAGATGACCTACTACCGTCAGCAGGGTCAGCTCGACGTGGCCGCGACCGAGCAATTCGAAGCCGAAAAGGCCGCTATTCGCAAGAAGTATGCGGCTCAAGATCCGATGAGCAAGCAGATGGCCGAGTGGGGCGATCTGCAGGGTAATCTGGCGAAGACTTCGACGCAGTGGACCGATGCGCTCGCTGACGGTCTCACGGGTCTTGTGACTGGAACTGGCGACCTGAAAAGTATGATGCAGTCGCTGCAGAATGTAGCCAATCAGGTGATCAGCATGTTCATCAAAAAGGCAATGTCGGGTTTGATGGGTCCGAAGACCCCGAACGCCAGTGGGGCCGGTGGCAAAGCCTCTAAGGCCGCAGGTCCAGCTAAGGCAGCGAAGGCGACTGTGGGCGCCGCTCACACCGGCGCGATGCTGGGGCAGGGCGTATCGATGACCCGCCTGGTCAATCCTGCGGTATTCAAGAATGCCAAGAAGTATCACTCCGGGGCAAACCGCATCGGTGGCCGTCGTCTGCTGCCTGGCGAGATCCCGATCATCGCCAAGAAGGACGAGGGCATTTTCACCAAGGAGCAGATGGCTGCCATGGGCGGTCAGATGGGCGGTGCGGGCAATACCTCGCAGCAGATCTCCGTCAACGCGCCGGTAACGGTCAACGCAAGCGGCGGAACGCCCGAGCAGAATGCGGATCTGGCAAAGCAGATCTCTTCGGAAATCGAAGGCACCATGCGCGGTGTGGTCGTCGATGAGGTGATGCGCCAGATGCGGCCAGGAAACATGCTGTCACCAGGAAAGGGTCGCTAA
- a CDS encoding minor capsid protein — MIWDIIVKKIEDAGLGEEGVTLFRSTIPADKTVAIGLFEPLDGIRVDPHLPHFYKPNLKVIVRHNKISVGRKLANAVMGLLTVTGEEVYEANDERGAVHLKVFYPKSLPIQFPAASGNATEWSLNFQTAFTLKPV; from the coding sequence ATGATCTGGGATATTATCGTCAAGAAGATCGAAGACGCCGGGCTAGGGGAGGAGGGTGTCACGCTATTTCGCTCAACCATCCCCGCTGACAAAACCGTCGCGATCGGCCTTTTTGAGCCGCTCGACGGTATCCGCGTGGATCCGCATCTGCCACATTTCTACAAGCCCAATCTGAAGGTCATCGTTCGGCACAATAAGATTTCGGTCGGTCGCAAGCTTGCGAACGCTGTGATGGGGCTGCTGACGGTGACAGGAGAGGAAGTTTATGAAGCCAACGATGAGCGCGGCGCCGTGCACCTGAAAGTTTTTTACCCAAAATCCCTGCCGATTCAGTTTCCGGCCGCGAGCGGCAATGCGACAGAATGGTCGCTGAACTTTCAAACAGCATTCACCCTAAAGCCCGTCTAG
- a CDS encoding major capsid protein: MPLLITEAEKLSQEDKARGIIEEIIDTESLFALLPFQHVSDKTFTYVREGTLSEGEFLDAYEAVPEGAATFDEVTTKLKVLAGDVDIDKFTAATQSSLNPQVAIQLAAKAKGLGRKFKRTIVNGDSAVNAKSFDGIKKLTPAAQTLVAGANGGAVSAEMLDELLDAVKLGADVLMMRKGTWRAIRGIMRSFGGNTGDMIQIPNFGKPVPAYDGIPVIINDFLTADEVQGSANNTASIYALRLNEADGFHGIYGGPSAGIQFEDIGTIQNKDASRFRVKWYAGTALKATHSVARLKGILNV; encoded by the coding sequence ATGCCGCTGCTGATCACTGAAGCCGAGAAACTGTCCCAGGAGGACAAGGCTCGCGGTATCATCGAAGAAATCATCGATACCGAATCCCTTTTCGCCCTGCTGCCGTTCCAACACGTCAGCGACAAAACGTTTACCTACGTTCGCGAGGGCACGCTCTCCGAAGGTGAGTTCCTGGACGCCTACGAGGCCGTCCCGGAAGGCGCGGCCACGTTCGATGAAGTCACGACCAAGCTCAAGGTGCTTGCTGGTGACGTTGACATCGACAAGTTCACCGCCGCTACCCAGTCGAGCCTCAACCCGCAGGTTGCCATTCAGCTCGCTGCCAAGGCCAAGGGTCTCGGTCGCAAGTTCAAGCGCACGATCGTCAATGGCGATAGCGCCGTGAATGCGAAGTCCTTCGACGGCATCAAGAAGCTGACCCCAGCCGCTCAGACGCTCGTTGCTGGCGCAAACGGTGGTGCGGTTTCTGCCGAAATGCTCGACGAGCTGCTCGATGCCGTCAAGCTTGGCGCCGATGTGCTGATGATGCGCAAGGGCACCTGGCGCGCAATCCGCGGCATCATGCGCTCGTTCGGCGGTAATACCGGCGATATGATCCAGATCCCGAACTTCGGCAAGCCGGTCCCGGCCTACGACGGTATCCCGGTCATCATCAATGACTTCCTCACCGCCGACGAAGTTCAGGGCTCGGCCAACAACACCGCCTCGATCTACGCTCTGCGTCTGAACGAAGCTGATGGCTTCCACGGCATCTACGGTGGTCCTTCCGCTGGTATCCAGTTCGAAGACATCGGCACGATCCAGAACAAGGATGCCAGCCGGTTCCGCGTCAAGTGGTATGCGGGCACTGCCCTCAAGGCCACTCACTCGGTTGCTCGCCTCAAGGGCATCCTCAACGTTTAA
- a CDS encoding tail assembly protein: MRKIYLHGELGKRYGYELELDVATAAEAVRALCVNFPDFERYMRAGEFHVVRGKDIDRGTDLDLDLCTTYKLGKAPLHIAPVIVGSKRGGLLKVVLGVALVGAAFLFSGGALATPIMSGALGGATYGNMAMLGVALAVAGVSQMLAPEEKAEGKDESFLLSGPGNTYEQGGALPLVYGEVITGGVLASIGIDIEQLGK, from the coding sequence ATGCGTAAAATCTACCTCCACGGCGAATTGGGCAAGCGCTACGGCTACGAGCTCGAGCTGGACGTTGCGACGGCAGCCGAGGCTGTTCGCGCGCTCTGCGTAAACTTTCCCGACTTCGAGCGCTACATGCGCGCCGGCGAGTTTCATGTCGTTCGCGGCAAGGACATCGACCGCGGGACGGACCTCGATCTCGATCTTTGCACCACCTACAAGCTCGGCAAGGCGCCTCTTCATATTGCTCCGGTAATCGTCGGCTCCAAACGGGGCGGCCTTCTCAAGGTCGTGCTTGGCGTGGCTCTCGTGGGCGCCGCGTTCCTTTTTTCGGGCGGCGCGCTGGCAACCCCGATCATGAGTGGCGCTTTGGGCGGAGCAACCTACGGAAACATGGCAATGCTTGGCGTCGCGTTGGCCGTCGCCGGCGTGAGCCAGATGCTGGCGCCTGAAGAAAAGGCCGAAGGCAAGGATGAGTCGTTTCTCCTGTCCGGCCCCGGAAATACCTACGAGCAGGGAGGCGCTCTGCCCCTCGTTTACGGCGAAGTTATCACAGGCGGGGTCTTGGCCTCGA
- a CDS encoding HK97 gp10 family phage protein: MISMKVTGIKANILRLRNIEKRVHENARKTMHASADRIVQTAKKMAPVDEHNLEEAIAKKVGYEGSRRRLAIDIVIEPTVNGVRVEDYATFMHEGDYKLGEKSQAKNDSQDETVGPGFLTRAAEPEEEKLKARLVGVIREEVAE; this comes from the coding sequence ATGATCAGCATGAAGGTCACGGGAATCAAGGCTAACATTCTGCGCCTGCGCAACATCGAGAAGCGCGTGCATGAAAACGCCCGTAAGACGATGCATGCCTCTGCCGATCGTATCGTTCAGACTGCAAAAAAGATGGCGCCGGTGGATGAGCACAACCTGGAAGAGGCGATCGCCAAAAAGGTTGGATACGAGGGTTCGCGCCGGCGTCTGGCGATCGACATCGTGATCGAGCCCACTGTCAACGGCGTCCGAGTTGAGGACTATGCAACCTTCATGCACGAAGGCGACTACAAGTTGGGTGAGAAATCGCAGGCGAAGAACGACAGTCAGGATGAAACTGTAGGTCCAGGCTTTCTGACGCGCGCCGCTGAACCGGAAGAAGAAAAGCTGAAGGCACGCCTGGTCGGCGTTATCAGAGAGGAGGTTGCCGAATGA